One Punica granatum isolate Tunisia-2019 chromosome 3, ASM765513v2, whole genome shotgun sequence genomic window carries:
- the LOC116200719 gene encoding beta-glucosidase 24-like, translating into MASLQMNNHLALLLLGLLITNVVGYDHPSIPIAYATSTLNRSSFPPGFVFGAASASYQVEGAANVDGKGPSIWDYFAHGYPEKIADGSNGDVAVGQYHKYKEDVGIMKGMGFDAYRLSISWPRILPSGKLRGGINPKGIQHYNNLINELLANGIQPYVTLFHWDLPQTLADEYGGFLSDRVMDDYRDFVDICFKEFGDRVKHWITINEPYTYCDGGYATGILAPGRCSAWQKSNCTGGESGTEPYIVAHNLLLAHAAAVKLYKQKYQASQKGVIGITLVTSWFEPYSNSVKDRNAAERALDFQLGWFLDPLTYGDYPHSMHSLVGNRLPKFSKEQSAMLKGSFDFMGMNYYTSNYARDAPQLSSSHPSYTTDYRVNLTTERNGVSIGPQAGSSWLFVYPKGIWKLMLHIKNKYGNPVIIITENGFSEVNNSTLPLKQQLYDPRRIDYHYSHLSYLLRAIKEGTNIKGYFAWSFLDSFEWNSGYTVRFGINYIDYLNGLKRYPKYSASWFKSFLKKK; encoded by the exons ATGGCTTCTTTACAGATGAATAATCATCTTGCTCTCCTTCTCTTGGGCTTGCTCATTACCAATGTAGTCGGATATGATCATCCATCGATCCCAATAGCCTACGCCACTTCGACTCTCAACCGGAGCAGCTTTCCTCCAGGTTTCGTATTCGGGGCAGCCTCCGCTTCGTACCAA GTCGAGGGTGCGGCTAATGTAGATGGAAAAGGACCTAGCATTTGGGATTATTTCGCCCACGGGTACCCTG AGAAAATAGCTGATGGGAGTAACGGAGATGTTGCTGTGGGACAATACCACAAATATAAG GAAGATGTGGGCATAATGAAGGGGATGGGCTTTGACGCTTATAGACTGTCGATCTCGTGGCCCCGAATATTACCCA GCGGAAAACTCAGGGGAGGAATCAACCCTAAAGGAATACAACACTACAATAACCTAATCAATGAGCTCCTTGCTAATG GAATTCAGCCCTATGTTACTTTATTTCACTGGGACCTCCCCCAAACTTTAGCGGATGAGTACGGTGGCTTTTTAAGTGATCGCGTCAT GGATGATTATCGAGATTTTGTGGACATTTGCTTCAAAGAGTTTGGTGATCGAGTGAAGCACTGGATAACAATAAATGAGCCATATACCTACTGTGATGGTGGCTATGCCACAGGAATATTGGCCCCAGGCCGGTGTTCTGCTTGGCAGAAGAGCAACTGCACCGGTGGGGAGTCGGGGACGGAGCCGTATATAGTAGCACACAATCTACTTCTTGCTCATGCAGCTGCTGTTAAACTGtacaaacaaaaatatcaG GCATCTCAAAAGGGAGTTATCGGGATCACACTGGTGACTAGTTGGTTTGAGCCTTATTCGAATTCGGTAAAAGACCGTAATGCTGCAGAACGAGCCTTGGATTTCCAGCTCGGCTG GTTCTTGGACCCGCTAACATATGGCGACTACCCACATAGCATGCATTCTCTAGTTGGGAATAGACTCCCAAAATTCTCGAAAGAGCAGTCTGCTATGTTGAAGGGGTCATTTGATTTCATGGGAATGAATTACTACACTTCTAATTATGCACGAGATGCACCTCAGCTGAGCAGTTCGCATCCAAGCTACACAACGGATTATCGCGTCAATCTCACAA CTGAGCGCAATGGAGTCTCGATCGGTCCTCAG GCTGGTTCGAGTTGGCTCTTTGTCTATCCGAAGGGAATATGGAAGCTTATGTTGCACATAAAGAATAAATATGGCAATCCAGTGATTATCATCACCGAGAACG GATTCTCCGAGGTCAACAACTCTACTCTACCACTCAAACAACAGTTATATGATCCGAGGAGGATAGACTATCATTATAGTCATCTCTCCTACCTTCTAAGAGCAATCAA GGAAGGCACCAACATCAAGGGCTACTTTGCGTGGTCATTCCTGGACAGCT
- the LOC116200718 gene encoding pentatricopeptide repeat-containing protein At5g59600-like, whose amino-acid sequence MLTGNRLPVDHLALVLQRCIKAKTLPPGKQLHAFLLTTGTDLNRMSLGAKLVGLYASCGNLSSARKVFDEIPKPNVFALNWMVLASAFDGNYADAIKYFSMMQKQRAWNKFSFLAVLKACTGLMDLNKGKEVHGMVYRLFLGDDLSVANALIDMYCKCGGLQYAQRVFCNMPVRDVVSWTSMICGYCNEGKVEEGLVLFEKMKLEGLEPNEFTWNAMIVGQARIGDRDGVISMFTRMKNEGLLPDLVTWNALISGFVESHHPEEALRLFGAMLASGVKPDHVTVTGLLPACGLTGTLQRGREIHGLIYRIGLDRNVYVASALIDMYSKCGNVKDSSNVFGFGSQIKNIASWNAMIGCYGKHGMVNESLRLFEMMKEEGLQPNEVTFVSVLSACSHGGLVEKGLQIFQSMEQKHSYIKLQREHYACIVDLLCRSGRMIEAYKMVRKMSVDVTQSILGAFFNGCIIHGRKDLAKSMTKDLKKLQMNNPGDFVTLSNIYAAGEEWEGVENVRKLMRVKQIRKVPAYSWVEERDGS is encoded by the exons ATGTTGACGGGAAACAGGCTGCCCGTAGACCATTTGGCTCTGGTACTGCAAAGATGCATAAAAGCCAAGACCTTGCCGCCGGGGAAGCAGCTTCACGCTTTCTTATTGACCACCGGGACCGACTTGAATCGCATGTCTCTGGGTGCAAAGCTCGTGGGGCTGTACGCGAGCTGCGGGAACCTGAGCTCTGCGCGGAAGGTGTTCGATGAAATTCCGAAGCCAAATGTTTTCGCGCTGAACTGGATGGTACTTGCTTCTGCGTTCGATGGCAATTATGCGGATGCAATCAAGTACTTTTCCATGATGCAGAAGCAGAGAGCTTGGAATAAATTCTCATTCCTGGCAGTGCTCAAGGCGTGTACCGGGTTAATGGATTTGAACAAGGGGAAAGAAGTTCATGGCATGGTGTATAGACTCTTCTTGGGGGATGATTTGTCTGTGGCCAATGCATTAATTGATATGTACTGCAAGTGCGGAGGACTGCAGTATGCGCAAAGAGTGTTCTGTAACATGCCTGTTAGAGATGTTGTCTCGTGGACTTCAATGATCTGTGGATACTGCAATGAGGGTAAGGTTGAGGAGGGGCTCGTACTGTTTGAGAAGATGAAGTTGGAAGGTCTAGAACCGAATGAGTTCACTTGGAATGCGATGATTGTGGGTCAAGCGCGGATTGGAGACAGAGATGGAGTGATCTCGATGTTTACAAGGATGAAGAATGAAGGGCTGCTTCCTGATTTGGTCACTTGGAATGCTCTGATTTCTGGGTTTGTCGAGAGCCACCACCCTGAAGAAGCTTTGCGGTTGTTTGGGGCCATGTTGGCATCAGGAGTCAAGCCCGATCATGTCACTGTCACGGGGCTGCTTCCTGCCTGTGGATTGACCGGTACGCtacagagagggagagaaattCATGGTTTGATATACAGGATAGGACTTGATAGGAACGTATATGTTGCTAGCGCTCTAATTGACATGTATTCAAAATGTGGGAACGTGAAGGATTCATCAAATGTGTTTGGCTTCGGGTCCCAGATAAAGAATATTGCTAGCTGGAATGCTATGATTGGATGTTACGGGAAGCACGGGATGGTTAACGAATCGTTACGGCTTTTTGAGATGATGAAGGAAGAAGGGCTGCAACCCAATGAAGTCACCTTTGTCTCTGTTCTCTCTGCATGTAGTCACGGAGGTTTAGTGGAGAAGGGTTTGCAGATCTTCCAGTCCATGGAACAGAAGCACAGTTACATTAAGCTCCAGAGAGAACATTATGCCTGTATAGTTGATCTTCTATGCCGTTCTGGGAGGATGATTGAGGCTTACAAGATGGTGAGGAAGATGTCAGTTGATGTTACCCAGTCAATACTTGGGGCTTTCTTCAATGGGTGCATCATTCACGGGAGAAAAGATTTGGCCAAATCAATGACCAAGGATCTTAAGAAGCTACAAATGAACAACCCCGGTGATTTTGTTACGCTGTCTAACATTTATGCTGCAGGTGAAGAGTGGGAAGGGGTTGAGAATGTTAGGAAGTTGATGAGGGTGAAACAGATAAGGAAGGTGCCCGCGTACAGTTGGGTCGAGGAGAGAGATGGGTCATG A
- the LOC116200562 gene encoding G-type lectin S-receptor-like serine/threonine-protein kinase LECRK3, with the protein MASAAIRVLLLLPLLPSATLSQAQSNINLGSSLPADGPNSSWKSPSGDFAFGFKRISNGSFLLAIWFDKIHEKTVIWSANGDKLAPEGSNVELTREGRLVLSDPKGEEIWATPTDTGVSYASMLDTGNFVLEDGKGSNLWESFSQPSDTILPTQVLDQGAKLVSRYSATNYSSGRFELWLQGDGNLVMYTPPMFDPTSSYWSTQTAGSGYQVIFNRTGQIYLTYRNGSVLSKIMSQPVSSSEVYQRAVLEYDGVFRQYVYPRNASLGSGRVMGWSQVSSPVPTNICTSIRQNIGVGACGVNSYCVLEDDQRPRCKCPSGYSYIDPSYEMDGCKPDFLPQSCDEGMLEKELFTMRDMINVNWPLNDYAFYRNQDEESCRQACLNDCLCDVVIFGGSTCWKKRMPVSNGAFDPSASDTKALIKVRTNNSTPNIPLGGPRKRDNRSMIIIGSVFLSSSAALNLFLLLLTSLIWFRYTRGQKALGVKPNVISPFTSMQSFTYQELREVTGQFQEELGRGAFGSVYKGVLTCNESRVIAVKVLEKLTADGDGEFNTEVGTIGRTNHRNLVELIGFCNEGQNRLLVYEFMPNGSLADFLFKGSRPSWFKRTEIACGVARGLLYLHEECSKQIIHCDIKPQNILLDESLTAKISDFGLAKLLMTDQTRTMTAVRGTKGYLAPEWFRNMPISVKVDIYSFGILLLELICCRKSCEFELYDEDQMILSDWVYDCYYQGKLDLIGGGDEEMLEDMKRMRRFVMVAMWCIQEDPSLRPPMKKVTQMLEGAVEVSIPPAPSSFIGSI; encoded by the exons ATGGCTTCTGCTGCCATTAGagttctgcttcttcttcctcttcttccatcTGCCACATTGTCCCAAGCTCAAAGCAACATAAACTTGGGCTCATCTCTCCCTGCAGATGGTCCGAACTCCTCATGGAAGTCACCCTCGGGAGACTTTGCCTTTGGGTTCAAGAGGATTAGTAATGGGAGCTTTCTACTGGCCATATGGTTCGATAAGATACATGAGAAAACAGTTATCTGGTCTGCAAACGGGGATAAGTTGGCTCCAGAAGGATCAAATGTTGAGTTGACCCGGGAGGGGCGTTTAGTTCTCAGTGATCCAAAAGGTGAAGAAATTTGGGCTACGCCGACGGATACGGGAGTTTCCTATGCATCCATGCTCGACACCGGGAACTTTGTCCTAGAGGATGGAAAAGGCTCCAACCTGTGGGAGAGTTTCAGTCAACCTTCCGATACAATTCTGCCTACACAGGTGTTAGATCAAGGGGCCAAACTTGTATCCCGATACTCTGCCACGAACTACTCAAGTGGAAGATTTGAGCTTTGGTTGCAGGGCGATGGGAATCTTGTTATGTACACTCCCCCGATGTTCGACCCAACTTCCTCCTACTGGTCCACCCAAACTGCAGGCAGTGGCTATCAGGTGATTTTCAACCGGACAGGGCAGATCTATCTCACCTATAGGAACGGTTCTGTGCTCAGTAAGATAATGTCTCAACCTGTCTCGAGCAGCGAGGTTTACCAGAGAGCGGTCCTCGAATACGATGGAGTGTTCAGGCAGTATGTTTACCCGAGAAATGCGAGCTTGGGTTCAGGGAGGGTCATGGGCTGGTCCCAAGTTTCTTCCCCAGTCCCAACAAACATCTGCACAAGTATTAGGCAAAATATTGGTGTTGGGGCATGTGGGGTGAACAGCTACTGTGTCCTCGAAGATGACCAGAGGCCAAGATGCAAATGCCCATCTGGGTACAGCTATATTGATCCGTCATACGAGATGGATGGATGCAAGCCGGATTTTCTACCTCAGAGTTGCGATGAAG GTATGCTGGAAAAAGAGTTATTCACAATGCGCGATATGATCAACGTCAATTGGCCACTCAATGATTATGCTTTTTATCGGAATCAGGATGAGGAGTCCTGCAGGCAGGCTTGTTTGAATGATTGCTTATGCGATGTTGTAATATTTGGAGGCAGCACCTGCTGGAAGAAGAGGATGCCTGTCTCGAATGGAGCGTTTGATCCCAGTGCCAGTGACACAAAAGCCCTCATCAAGGTGAGGACTAATAACTCTACTCCGAATATCCCGCTTGGTGGGCCAAGGAAGAGAGATAACAGGTCTATGATTATTATTGGATCAGTCTTTCTGAGCAGCTCAGCAGCATTAAACCTGTTCCTACTTCTCTTAACCTCCCTGATTTGGTTCCGATACACTCGCGGGCAAAAAGCTCTAGGTGTGAAACCGAATGTGATAAGTCCGTTCACTAGCATGCAGAGTTTCACATACCAGGAGCTCAGAGAAGTGACCGGTCAGTTCCAGGAAGAGCTGGGTAGAGGTGCTTTTGGGTCGGTATATAAGGGAGTTCTCACATGTAATGAGAGTAGGGTTATTGCGGTAAAAGTATTGGAAAAGTTAACTGCTGATGGTGATGGAGAGTTCAATACCGAAGTGGGCACGATTGGACGGACCAATCACAGGAACCTTGTCGAACTCATCGGGTTCTGCAACGAGGGCCAGAACCGCCTTTTGGTGTATGAGTTCATGCCAAATGGTTCACTGGCTGATTTTCTGTTTAAAGGTTCAAGGCCAAGCTGGTTTAAAAGGACCGAGATTGCCTGTGGGGTAGCCAGGGGCCTCTTATACCTCCATGAGGAGTGCAGCAAGCAGATTATCCATTGCGACATAAAGCCGCAGAATATCCTACTCGATGAGTCTCTCACGGCGAAGATATCCGATTTCGGGTTAGCGAAGCTTCTGATGACTGACCAAACACGAACTATGACTGCGGTCAGGGGGACAAAGGGATATTTAGCTCCAGAATGGTTCAGGAACATGCCAATTTCTGTTAAAGTGGACATCTACAGCTTCGGTATTCTGCTGCTGGAGCTGATTTGCTGCAGGAAGAGCTGCGAGTTCGAATTATATGATGAGGATCAGATGATACTCTCTGATTGGGTTTATGATTGCTACTACCAAGGTAAGCTTGATCTAATTGGAGGGGGCGACGAGGAGATGCTTGAAGACATGAAGAGAATGCGGAGATTCGTTATGGTAGCAATGTGGTGCATACAGGAAGACCCATCTTTGAGGCCGCCTATGAAGAAAGTCACTCAAATGCTCGAAGGTGCAGTTGAGGTTTCTATTCCACCGGCACCGTCCTCATTTATCGGTTCAATCTAA